A single region of the Brachypodium distachyon strain Bd21 chromosome 3, Brachypodium_distachyon_v3.0, whole genome shotgun sequence genome encodes:
- the LOC100824400 gene encoding pentatricopeptide repeat-containing protein At1g08610, whose protein sequence is MTHSGAVSCHRYGLWASGSAPLIVISASMMQSSRVRAHAVHLDCPPRTEQKNGGSLVVMRPYQSPRSQDDFAKRNNEGNVVVMRPDRRLWDGLVGDAATGNSRPAADIEKAVLSLQAKPWKRLGQYSDEGVDGVHLPKDKGMLYLGNLRRYCNNGKLIQACCVIDEMVLHGQIPDSKCCIRLIRGLVKTGKANKARQVLEVMVLSGGIPDTITCNMLIAQLCRGGQLSSAMSVLEDMRYSGTSPNGITFNTLIRCMCNQHMYDKAITFWKEQLRIGWPPYVMTNTLLVDLICKKCGSKRAMEVLDELSLEGCQPDVVTYNALISASCKADRLKDAKTILTRLIAEGLEPNSTTYCILLHSLCNKRRWAEVCDLLAHMKRANCEPDVTAYNIFINYFCKYGHLDQAIDVLEKMVSDKCCPDIVTYNTLLNAISKEGMVEEALVIAHFIRQNGWQLVLITYNTLIDALANKGEVKKAMVLFDEMASGRISPDDITYGSLVMGFCKKNMSEEALELLNRTLALGFQVKTTTFIMVIQALCRDGKVEAAAEILRVMVSETNNTNSSFYLSIVRRVAKSGRIEEAERLHQELIDCKILKKDSLVVLSS, encoded by the coding sequence ATGACGCATTCGGGGGCCGTGAGCTGCCATCGGTACGGTTTGTGGGCAAGTGGATCCGCCCCACTTATCGTCATCAGCGCATCAATGATGCAGTCTTCCCGAGTCAGAGCACACGCTGTGCATTTGGATTGTCCTCCTAGAACCGAGCAGAAAAATGGCGGCAGTCTAGTGGTGATGCGGCCGTACCAATCGCCACGGTCACAGGACGATTTCGCTAAGCGAAACAATGAGGGTAATGTGGTAGTGATGCGGCCAGACCGGCGACTGTGGGATGGTTTGGTGGGTGATGCGGCCACTGGAAACAGCAGACCAGCTGCGGACATTGAGAAGGCTGTTCTGTCCCTGCAAGCTAAGCCATGGAAGCGCCTGGGTCAGTACTCAGATGAGGGGGTGGATGGGGTACATTTGCCGAAAGACAAAGGGATGCTGTATCTGGGCAACCTTCGCAGGTATTGCAACAACGGGAAGCTCATTCAAGCTTGCTGTGTGATTGACGAGATGGTGCTCCATGGCCAAATTCCGGATTCTAAGTGCTGCATTAGATTAATCCGTGGGCTTGTTAAAACTGGCAAGGCGAATAAAGCCAGGCAGGTTCTCGAGGTCATGGTGCTCTCAGGTGGGATTCCAGATACCATCACCTGCAATATGCTGATCGCTCAACTTTGCCGAGGAGGACAGCTGAGTTCTGCCATGAGCGTATTGGAGGACATGAGGTATAGCGGTACCTCTCCTAACGGCATCACTTTTAACACTTTGATTAGGTGCATGTGCAACCAGCATATGTATGACAAGGCAATCACTTTTTGGAAAGAGCAGCTTAGAATAGGTTGGCCACCGTATGTTATGACGAACACCTTGCTTGTTGATCTTATATGCAAAAAATGCGGTTCTAAGCGGGCCATGGAAGTTTTGGATGAACTTTCTTTGGAGGGATGTCAACCTGATGTAGTCACATACAATGCTCTCATTAGTGCGTCATGTAAAGCAGACAGGCTGAAGGATGCAAAAACAATCCTAACTCGTCTTATTGCTGAAGGTCTTGAGCCAAATAGTACAACTTATTGCATCTTACTCCACTCCCTCTGCAATAAGAGAAGATGGGCTGAAGTTTGTGATTTGCTTGCACACATGAAGCGGGCAAATTGTGAGCCTGATGTTACTGCCTACAATATCTTTATCAACTACTTCTGTAAGTATGGGCATCTAGATCAGGCGATTGATGTGctggagaagatggttagTGATAAATGTTGTCCTGATATAGTGACATACAACACGCTCCTAAATGCAATCTCTAAAGAGGGTATGGTTGAAGAAGCTCTTGTGATAGCCCATTTCATCAGACAAAACGGATGGCAGTTGGTTCTTATTACGTACAATACCCTGATAGATGCTTTAGCAAACAAGGGTGAGGTGAAGAAAGCTATGGTTCTGTTTGATGAGATGGCTAGTGGTCGGATCAGTCCCGATGACATCACTTATGGTTCACTTGTTATGGGCTTCTGTAAGAAAAACATGAGTGAAGAGGCCCTGGAGCTCTTGAATCGGACGCTTGCTCTTGGGTTTCAGGTTAAAACAACTACTTTTATCATGGTGATCCAGGCATTATGCAGAGATGGTAAAGTGGAAGCTGCTGCTGAAATACTGCGAGTAATGGTATCAGAAACTAATAACACAAATAGTTCATTTTATCTATCTATAGTCAGAAGAGTCGCCAAATCAGGCAGGATTGAAGAGGCAGAAAGGCTTCATCAGGAGTTAATTGACTGCAAAATCCTTAAAAAAGATTCCTTAGTTGTTTTGAGCAGCTAG